Within the Ensifer canadensis genome, the region CCGGTCGGCAGGACATGATCCAGCCCAAAGCTGCGGGCATTCCTGAGGTTCGGGATCTTGGCGCGGGCCACATGCACGGCGGCCACGTCTATTTCAGCCAGCACGATCCCCTCGCCGGCAGCACCCGCTGCGGCGAGCACCTTGCCCCAGGGGTCGACGATCATCGAATGGCCAAAGGTCTCACGCCCGTCCTCATGCACGCCGCCCTGTGCAGCGGCGATGACGAAGAAGCCGTTTTCGATGGCACGGGCGCGCAGCAGGATTTCCCAATGCGCTTCGCCCGTCTGCCGGGTGAAGGCGGCCGGTACCGACATCACCTCTGCGCCTGCAACCGCCTGCTGGCGGAACAGCTCGGGGAAGCGAACATCGTAGCAGATGGCAAAGCCCAATTTGCCGAAATCGAGGTCGGCAAGGCGTGCCGTGCTGCCCGGGGTGTAAGCAGCGCTCTCGCGCCAGCTTTCGCCATTGTCGAGATCGACGTCGAACATGTGGATCTTGTCGTAGTCACAGATTTTCACCCCATCCGGACCGAAGAGGAAACCGCGATTGGCGATCTTGCCGTCGGCAAGGGCAATGGCGGTCGAGCCCACATGCAGATGAATGCCGAGTTCGCCAGCAAGCGCTGCCGCTTCGCGAACGATAATATCGTTTGCCTCGTCCTTGAGTACGGCCCGCAAGCCGGCACGATCGCGCTGGAGCGCACCCGTCATCTCCGGCGTCTGGACATAGATCGCCCCGTG harbors:
- a CDS encoding carbon-nitrogen hydrolase family protein → MTFKAAAIQMCSGVDPARNAETMARLVREAAGHGAIYVQTPEMTGALQRDRAGLRAVLKDEANDIIVREAAALAGELGIHLHVGSTAIALADGKIANRGFLFGPDGVKICDYDKIHMFDVDLDNGESWRESAAYTPGSTARLADLDFGKLGFAICYDVRFPELFRQQAVAGAEVMSVPAAFTRQTGEAHWEILLRARAIENGFFVIAAAQGGVHEDGRETFGHSMIVDPWGKVLAAAGAAGEGIVLAEIDVAAVHVARAKIPNLRNARSFGLDHVLPTGKGGVAA